The following proteins are encoded in a genomic region of Pseudoxanthomonas suwonensis 11-1:
- the mscL gene encoding large-conductance mechanosensitive channel protein MscL, with the protein MGMISEFKEFAMRGNVIDLAVGVVIGGAFGKIVSALVDKIIMPPLGWLIGNVDFSDLAWTLSPARVAADGSEIPAVVIGYGEFLNTVIQFLIVAFAIFMLVKGLNRLARRRKQEEEAQAAPPEPSEEVLLLRQIRDSLQQQPR; encoded by the coding sequence ATGGGCATGATCAGCGAGTTCAAGGAATTCGCCATGCGCGGCAACGTGATCGACCTCGCCGTGGGCGTGGTGATCGGCGGCGCGTTCGGCAAGATCGTCAGCGCACTGGTGGACAAGATCATCATGCCTCCGCTGGGCTGGCTGATCGGCAATGTCGACTTCTCCGACCTTGCCTGGACCCTGTCGCCCGCGCGCGTGGCCGCCGACGGCAGCGAGATCCCGGCCGTGGTCATCGGCTACGGCGAGTTCCTCAACACCGTGATCCAGTTCCTGATCGTGGCGTTCGCCATCTTCATGCTGGTCAAGGGCCTCAACCGCCTGGCCCGCCGCCGCAAGCAGGAAGAGGAAGCCCAGGCCGCGCCGCCGGAGCCGAGCGAGGAAGTGCTCCTGCTGCGCCAGATCCGCGACTCGCTGCAGCAGCAGCCGCGCTGA
- a CDS encoding fumarylacetoacetate hydrolase family protein, producing MHTGRSMVADNHDVIPAPAVPRLAVRGGGTFPVHRIYCVGRNFADHAREMGATAPASKAERGTPVFFMKPADAIVTGEAVPYPPATSDLHHEVELVVAIGRDAPAGVLAVEDAKALVYGYSVGLDLTRRDLQAAAKAKGLPWDIAKGFDHSAPVAGLVPVAEAGSLDGRVLELQVNGQVRQRAPLSDLIWDVAEILHELSKLYALRAGDLVFMGTPAGVAALQPGDRFVASLEGIATLHGHVAG from the coding sequence ATGCATACGGGCCGCAGCATGGTCGCCGACAACCACGACGTGATCCCCGCACCGGCCGTGCCGCGACTGGCCGTGCGCGGCGGCGGCACCTTCCCGGTCCACCGCATCTATTGCGTCGGCCGCAACTTCGCCGACCACGCCCGCGAGATGGGCGCCACCGCCCCCGCCTCGAAAGCCGAGCGCGGCACTCCCGTGTTCTTCATGAAGCCGGCCGATGCCATCGTCACCGGCGAAGCCGTGCCCTACCCGCCGGCCACCTCCGACCTGCACCACGAGGTCGAGCTGGTGGTGGCGATCGGCCGCGACGCGCCGGCCGGCGTACTGGCGGTCGAGGACGCGAAGGCCCTGGTATACGGCTACAGCGTCGGCCTGGACCTGACCCGGCGCGACCTGCAGGCCGCGGCCAAGGCCAAGGGCCTGCCCTGGGACATCGCCAAGGGCTTCGACCATTCCGCGCCGGTCGCCGGGCTGGTCCCGGTCGCCGAGGCCGGCAGCCTCGACGGCCGCGTGCTCGAGCTGCAGGTCAACGGCCAGGTGCGCCAGCGCGCGCCGCTGTCGGACCTGATCTGGGACGTGGCGGAGATCCTGCACGAGCTTTCGAAGCTGTACGCGCTGCGTGCGGGCGACCTGGTGTTCATGGGCACCCCGGCCGGCGTGGCCGCGCTGCAGCCGGGCGACCGCTTCGTCGCCAGCCTCGAAGGCATCGCCACCCTGCACGGCCACGTCGCCGGCTGA